The Planctomycetota bacterium DNA segment ACTTCCTTGCCTTCGCCATGGTCGCGTCTCCCTTGCTTTTTCGTCCTGACTGCGGTCTCGATGCCTCTTGTAGCGCGGGGCCTTGCTTGCCACGCCGAAGTCCGCCCTCCGTTCTGGCGGACGAAGGCGGGTGCCCCGCGCTTCTTGTGCGCGGGGGGTAAACCCCCGCGCTACATAAACACCGGCGTTTTCAACAAAGCAAGCCCCTCTCTAAACGAATGGCGCGCCTTCGCATCTGGCGCGCCACTCAGAGGTGGCTGGTATTTTTAGCACCTTGGGTGGCGGGCGTCAACCCTTTTCCGCAGGCAAGCGCCGGCGCGCTGAGTGTGTGGCACGGCCGGTCTCGCCCGGCCGTGCGCAGGCGGTTCGGGGGAAGCACTGGCGGGCAAGCCGCCAGTGCCACCCGCCTCTTCCCTTGCGCGCGTGCGGCAAGTCCCAACCCAAACGGGGCAGGCGCGTCCGGACTCAACGTGGACGGCAGCGGCCCGCAAGCGGGCCGGCGAACAAGCGCGGCGGAATCGGCCGACCCGAAAAGGACCGGGCACCGCGCCACCAGGCCGTGCGATTCGACCACTTCCTTGGCCCAGTCGTAATCCGGCCGGCCCGTGAGGACGAACTTCACCTCGTCGCGCGGCGTCAGGCGCTCC contains these protein-coding regions:
- a CDS encoding radical SAM protein is translated as VRVAGCDLACSYCDTPDARPPDAGRDMTVAEVLARLDETGLPWCMITGGEPLLQAEDVNALVVALIRRGHEVMVETSGAHPIDLVDVRARRIVDVKTPGSGMADRMDWRNLERLTPRDEVKFVLTGRPDYDWAKEVVESHGLVARCPVLFGSADSAALVRRPACGPLPSTLSPDAPAPFGLGLAARAQGKRRVALAACPPVLPPNRLRTAGRDRPCHTLSAPALACGKGLTPATQGAKNTSHL